One genomic region from Esox lucius isolate fEsoLuc1 chromosome 24, fEsoLuc1.pri, whole genome shotgun sequence encodes:
- the tmem256 gene encoding transmembrane protein 256 isoform X1: MLSVTNYHHYTICILCNCKKRFNSFIPPFIVICLHKRLAGVSGALAVTAGAYGAHGFKNKDPDDYSRVLYETANKYHFYHSIALLGASRCRKPAVAGTLLLLGTGAFCGSLYHQALTGDPVLRKLAPYGGVFLIAGWLAIAI, encoded by the exons ATGCTGTCAGTGACAAACTATCACCATTACACCATATGCATATTATGCAATTGCAAAAAAcgatttaacagttttattccTCCCTTTATTGTAATTTGCCTACATAAG AGGTTGGCAGGAGTCTCGGGGGCGCTTGCTGTCACGGCCGGGGCATACGGAGCTCACG gtttCAAAAACAAAGACCCAGATGATTACTCCAGAGTG CTTTACGAGACGGCCAACAAGTACCACTTCTACCACAGCATCGCACTGCTGGGGGCATCTCGCTGTAGGAAACCTGCTGTG GCAGGAACTCTCTTATTATTGGGAACGGGGGCGTTCTGTGGGTCCCTGTACCACCAGGCCCTGACTGGGGACCCGGTGCTGAGGAAATTGGCTCCGTATGGTGGTGTGTTCCTGATCGCTGGTTGGCTTGCCATAGCTATCTGA
- the tmem256 gene encoding transmembrane protein 256 isoform X2: MTASLVVQRLAGVSGALAVTAGAYGAHGFKNKDPDDYSRVLYETANKYHFYHSIALLGASRCRKPAVAGTLLLLGTGAFCGSLYHQALTGDPVLRKLAPYGGVFLIAGWLAIAI; the protein is encoded by the exons ATGACCGCTTCTTTGGTTGTGCAGAGGTTGGCAGGAGTCTCGGGGGCGCTTGCTGTCACGGCCGGGGCATACGGAGCTCACG gtttCAAAAACAAAGACCCAGATGATTACTCCAGAGTG CTTTACGAGACGGCCAACAAGTACCACTTCTACCACAGCATCGCACTGCTGGGGGCATCTCGCTGTAGGAAACCTGCTGTG GCAGGAACTCTCTTATTATTGGGAACGGGGGCGTTCTGTGGGTCCCTGTACCACCAGGCCCTGACTGGGGACCCGGTGCTGAGGAAATTGGCTCCGTATGGTGGTGTGTTCCTGATCGCTGGTTGGCTTGCCATAGCTATCTGA